From the Azospirillum formosense genome, one window contains:
- a CDS encoding TetR/AcrR family transcriptional regulator — MARPRTFDEAAVLDAAVDRFWSQGYEATSTRALADSMRMTLASMHNAFGDKRALFRRALEHYLDGSLRARIARHEAAPSPAVAIAGFLRESIERSLGDGCRRGCLLVNSALEVTPDNPDLRDFLNAELTTIEDFFRRCLAKGRRSGEIPAGIPEEDAARLLFSSLLGIRVLARIRPERDLLEGTARGALASLGLPPMPDS, encoded by the coding sequence ATGGCTCGGCCACGGACGTTCGATGAAGCGGCGGTGCTGGACGCGGCGGTGGACCGCTTCTGGAGCCAGGGCTACGAGGCGACCTCCACCCGCGCGCTGGCGGACAGCATGCGCATGACGCTCGCCAGCATGCACAACGCCTTCGGCGACAAGCGGGCGCTGTTCCGCCGCGCCCTGGAGCATTACCTGGACGGCTCGCTGCGCGCCCGCATCGCCCGACACGAGGCGGCGCCGTCGCCGGCCGTCGCCATCGCCGGCTTCCTGCGCGAGAGCATCGAGCGGTCGCTCGGCGACGGGTGCCGGCGCGGCTGCCTGCTGGTGAATTCCGCGCTGGAGGTCACGCCGGACAATCCCGACCTGCGCGACTTCCTGAACGCCGAATTGACGACCATCGAGGATTTCTTCCGCCGCTGCCTCGCCAAGGGGCGGCGGAGCGGCGAGATCCCGGCCGGCATCCCCGAGGAGGACGCGGCACGCCTGCTCTTCTCCAGCCTGCTGGGCATCCGCGTCCTGGCCCGCATCCGCCCCGAGCGCGACCTGCTGGAGGGGACGGCGCGCGGCGCCCTGGCCAGCCTCGGGCTGCCGCCGATGCCGGACTCCTGA
- a CDS encoding AAA family ATPase: MELSIDHLTEAGSGSRVLDSDGESRLLRVMRPDQPFPILARMAVTPSGGPGDPAREAGAALDRLRREHALSRRLDPAWAVKPVDLLPHGMAPVLTLADPGGQPLSALAVPGMPFRQRLALALRMAEAVAHLHRRGLMHGDLRPFNLLVGDDGAVRLTGFGRACPVPVPPGRPGHVAGRPDPLLPYMAPEQSGRTGRPVDRRSDLYALGVTLYELFTGALPFAAGDAMEWLHSHLARAPIAPAFHAPDLPAAIADILLRLLAKMAEDRYQTAGGLVRDLAHALRLWDTEGRIPAFPAGRRDLPEGLVPPPGLYGRDEPVAALEAAFERVATRGRMGIVLIAGRSGVGKSAVVRSLEERAVPPQGLFAGGKFDQGERDRPYASLAEAFRGLVARILALPAPHRDHWRRALAEAVGEGGALMTALIPNLAELIGGQPAVPPLPPREAQNRFDLLFRRVLQCFARPDHPLALFLDDLQWLDGATVDLLDRLVADGGMGHLLLVGAYRSDEVGDGHPLETLMRRVEAAGDAIDCERIALGPLSADDLGRMIADTLDRRPDEVAALADRLQVRTGGNAFFAVQLLTELERSGQLWFDRDARRWDWDLAAVERAPAGAGIATLMGERLARFPAPTRDLLFRHAALGAAVRLSTLAIAAGLPEAEAAGHLEPVLAEGLILRAEDGVRFLHDRVQEGAYALVPEDARGALHLGIARALHRGFAADLTGERLFAVVGQYDRCLPLIRDGRERAEVAALHLAAGRQARAASAHAAALAHALGGLRLLEGGGDGLADEPADRPADVRSIGRLAFALEHLRAECEFLCGDLRQAERRLLALAGRAEAPADRAAITALLVTVFTAIDRSDRAVGSCLAYLRGVGIDWPAHPPAALAQEEYERLRAAIGGRPIASLVSLPADPDLDSRATLDVLAAALPPAFFSDRNLVCLILCRMANLTLRNGRSDASALGFAYLGMMAGPCFGDYAAGYDFGRLGYDLAERQGPTRYRARVLMTFAYHVVPWTRDIRSERALLLRAFDEAREAGDITYGGFTSVTLVTSMLASGDPLATVQCTAEARLAHVRQVRFGLCADILTTQLQLLRALRGQTNAIGGFDGQGFDNAAFEARLLANPSLDIATCWHWIRTLQLRCIAGEMTAAVEAAERAEGLLWTTAGHWEMAEFHFHAALARAGAMDDAPPDQRARHAAALDRHLAQLRDWAGHGPDSFDARFALADAEAARTRGRTEDAMRGYDRAVEAARRGTLPHVEALAHERAAAHYRRLGVATLERACIRDAAEAYARWGATAKVRQLSRRHPSLALDAVEPAPPEAPRGFEGLDPATLLGTLRAVADQAGVERLTTSLLTLVLEHAGASRGLLILARGDGLRVEAEATTGLYGVSVRLVREDAERIPLPHAIVNGAIRDQEAVIVDDTRASGPFSADPYVRRTEARSILCLPLVRRRRVVGLLHLENALATHAFTPQRVSLLTLLGAQAAAALETATLDEKEALLKEIHHRVKNNLQLVTSLLNLQARRVEDEAVAALFADSRDRVRSMALVHENLYRLGNFARVPMREHLESVCAHLLRAYARQAGAVRLETAMDDLQLDLDRAVPCGLIVNELVSNALKHAFPGGRGGVLGVALAVDGRECRLTVRDDGVGLPGGYDPDRMDTLGFQLIADLTAQLHGSLEYNPSTGTEFVVAFPLMGRNRGHE, encoded by the coding sequence ATGGAACTCAGCATCGATCACCTGACGGAAGCCGGTTCGGGCAGCCGCGTCCTGGACAGCGACGGGGAAAGCCGGCTGCTGCGCGTGATGCGGCCGGACCAGCCCTTTCCCATCCTCGCGCGCATGGCCGTGACGCCGTCGGGCGGTCCGGGCGATCCGGCGAGGGAGGCCGGCGCTGCGCTCGACCGGCTGCGGCGGGAGCACGCCTTGTCGCGCCGGCTCGATCCCGCCTGGGCGGTCAAACCGGTCGATCTTCTGCCGCACGGCATGGCCCCGGTCCTGACCCTCGCCGATCCGGGCGGCCAGCCGCTCTCGGCGTTGGCCGTGCCGGGGATGCCGTTCCGCCAGCGGCTCGCCCTGGCGCTCCGCATGGCGGAGGCGGTGGCGCATCTGCACCGCCGCGGCCTGATGCACGGCGATTTGCGGCCGTTCAACCTGCTGGTCGGCGATGACGGCGCGGTGCGCCTGACCGGCTTCGGCCGGGCCTGCCCCGTGCCGGTGCCGCCGGGCCGGCCGGGCCACGTCGCCGGGCGGCCGGACCCGCTGCTGCCCTACATGGCCCCCGAACAGTCGGGGCGGACGGGCCGGCCGGTCGACCGCCGCAGCGACCTCTACGCGCTCGGGGTCACGCTCTACGAGCTGTTCACCGGCGCGCTTCCCTTCGCGGCGGGCGATGCCATGGAGTGGCTGCACAGCCATCTCGCGCGCGCGCCGATCGCGCCGGCCTTCCACGCCCCCGACCTGCCTGCGGCCATCGCCGACATCCTGTTGCGGCTGCTGGCCAAGATGGCGGAGGACCGCTACCAGACCGCCGGCGGCCTCGTCCGCGACCTCGCCCACGCGCTGCGGCTCTGGGATACGGAGGGCCGCATCCCCGCCTTTCCGGCCGGCCGCCGCGATCTGCCGGAGGGGCTGGTTCCGCCACCCGGCCTCTACGGGCGGGACGAGCCGGTGGCCGCTCTCGAGGCCGCCTTCGAGCGGGTCGCCACCCGGGGCCGGATGGGCATCGTCCTGATCGCCGGCCGGTCGGGCGTCGGCAAGTCGGCGGTCGTCCGCTCCCTGGAAGAACGTGCGGTGCCGCCGCAGGGCCTGTTCGCCGGCGGCAAGTTCGACCAGGGCGAGCGCGACCGTCCCTACGCCAGCCTCGCGGAAGCCTTTCGCGGGCTGGTCGCCCGAATCCTGGCGCTGCCGGCCCCGCATCGCGACCACTGGCGCCGCGCCCTGGCCGAGGCGGTGGGCGAGGGCGGCGCCCTGATGACCGCGCTGATCCCGAACCTCGCCGAGCTGATCGGGGGGCAGCCCGCCGTCCCGCCCTTGCCGCCGCGCGAGGCCCAGAACCGCTTCGACCTGCTGTTCCGGCGCGTCCTGCAGTGCTTCGCCCGCCCCGACCATCCGCTCGCCCTGTTCCTCGACGACCTGCAATGGCTGGACGGCGCGACGGTGGACCTGCTGGACCGGCTCGTCGCCGACGGCGGCATGGGCCATCTGCTGCTGGTCGGCGCCTATCGAAGCGACGAGGTCGGAGACGGCCACCCGCTGGAGACGCTGATGCGCCGGGTCGAGGCGGCCGGCGACGCGATCGACTGCGAGCGGATCGCGCTGGGGCCGCTGTCCGCCGACGACCTGGGCCGCATGATCGCCGACACGCTGGACCGCAGGCCCGACGAGGTGGCGGCGCTCGCCGACCGGCTGCAGGTGCGGACCGGCGGCAACGCCTTCTTCGCGGTCCAGCTGCTGACCGAACTGGAACGCTCCGGCCAGCTGTGGTTCGACCGCGACGCCCGGCGCTGGGACTGGGATCTGGCGGCGGTGGAGCGGGCGCCGGCGGGCGCCGGCATCGCCACGCTGATGGGCGAGCGGCTTGCCCGCTTTCCGGCGCCGACGCGTGACCTGCTGTTCCGCCACGCCGCGCTCGGCGCGGCCGTCCGGCTGTCCACGTTGGCCATCGCCGCCGGCCTGCCCGAGGCGGAGGCCGCGGGCCATCTGGAGCCGGTGCTGGCCGAAGGGCTGATCCTGCGCGCCGAGGACGGGGTCCGTTTCCTCCACGACCGGGTGCAGGAGGGAGCCTATGCCCTGGTGCCGGAGGACGCGCGCGGCGCGCTCCACCTCGGCATCGCCCGCGCGCTGCACCGCGGCTTCGCGGCCGACCTGACGGGGGAGCGGCTGTTCGCCGTGGTCGGCCAGTACGACCGGTGCTTGCCCCTGATCCGGGACGGGCGGGAGCGGGCGGAGGTGGCGGCGCTCCACCTCGCCGCCGGCCGCCAGGCCAGGGCGGCCAGCGCCCACGCCGCGGCGCTGGCCCACGCGCTGGGCGGCCTTCGCCTGCTGGAGGGCGGCGGTGATGGGCTGGCGGACGAGCCGGCGGACAGGCCGGCGGATGTCCGGTCGATCGGGCGGCTGGCCTTCGCGCTGGAGCATCTCCGGGCCGAATGCGAGTTCCTGTGCGGCGACCTGCGGCAGGCGGAGCGACGCCTGCTCGCCCTTGCCGGACGGGCCGAGGCGCCGGCGGACCGCGCCGCGATCACCGCGCTGCTCGTCACCGTCTTCACCGCCATCGACCGCAGCGACCGCGCCGTCGGGTCTTGTCTGGCCTATCTGCGGGGGGTGGGGATCGACTGGCCCGCCCATCCGCCGGCCGCCCTGGCCCAGGAGGAGTATGAGCGGCTGCGGGCGGCCATCGGCGGCCGGCCCATCGCGTCGCTGGTGTCGCTGCCCGCCGACCCCGACCTCGACAGCCGGGCGACGCTGGACGTGCTGGCCGCCGCCCTGCCGCCCGCCTTCTTCAGCGACCGCAACCTCGTCTGCCTGATCCTGTGCCGGATGGCCAACCTGACCCTGCGGAACGGGCGCAGCGACGCGTCCGCCCTGGGCTTCGCCTATCTCGGCATGATGGCCGGTCCCTGTTTTGGCGATTACGCCGCCGGCTACGACTTCGGCCGCCTCGGCTACGATCTGGCGGAGCGGCAGGGGCCGACGCGCTACCGGGCGCGGGTGCTGATGACCTTCGCCTATCACGTCGTCCCGTGGACCCGCGACATCCGCAGCGAGCGCGCCCTGCTGCTGCGCGCCTTCGACGAGGCGCGGGAGGCCGGCGACATCACCTATGGCGGTTTCACCAGCGTCACCCTCGTCACCAGCATGCTGGCGTCGGGCGACCCGCTGGCGACGGTCCAGTGCACGGCCGAGGCGCGCCTCGCCCATGTCCGGCAGGTGAGGTTCGGGCTCTGCGCCGACATCCTGACCACCCAGCTCCAGCTGCTGCGCGCCTTGCGCGGCCAGACCAACGCCATCGGCGGCTTCGACGGGCAGGGTTTCGACAACGCCGCCTTCGAGGCGCGGCTGCTCGCCAACCCCAGCCTGGACATCGCCACCTGCTGGCACTGGATCCGCACCCTCCAGCTCCGCTGCATCGCCGGGGAGATGACGGCGGCGGTCGAGGCGGCCGAGCGGGCGGAAGGGCTGCTGTGGACCACGGCCGGCCATTGGGAGATGGCGGAGTTCCACTTCCACGCCGCCCTGGCCCGCGCCGGGGCGATGGACGATGCCCCGCCGGACCAGCGTGCCCGTCACGCCGCGGCGCTCGACCGGCATCTCGCCCAGCTGCGCGATTGGGCGGGCCACGGCCCGGACAGTTTCGACGCCCGCTTCGCCCTGGCCGATGCGGAGGCGGCGCGGACCCGGGGGCGGACGGAGGACGCGATGCGCGGCTACGACCGCGCGGTCGAGGCGGCCCGGCGCGGCACCCTGCCGCATGTGGAGGCGCTGGCCCACGAACGCGCCGCCGCCCACTACCGCCGGCTGGGGGTGGCGACGCTGGAGCGCGCCTGCATCCGCGACGCGGCCGAGGCCTACGCGCGGTGGGGAGCCACCGCCAAGGTGCGGCAACTCAGCCGGCGCCATCCTTCCCTCGCCCTGGACGCGGTCGAGCCGGCCCCACCGGAGGCGCCGCGCGGCTTCGAGGGCCTCGATCCGGCGACGCTCCTCGGGACGCTGCGCGCGGTCGCCGACCAGGCGGGCGTGGAGCGGCTCACCACCAGCCTGCTGACCCTGGTCCTGGAGCATGCCGGCGCCAGCCGCGGCCTGCTGATCCTCGCCCGCGGCGACGGGTTGCGGGTGGAGGCGGAGGCGACGACCGGGCTCTACGGCGTGTCGGTCCGGCTGGTCCGCGAGGACGCCGAGCGCATCCCGCTGCCCCACGCCATCGTCAACGGCGCGATCCGCGACCAGGAGGCGGTGATCGTCGACGACACCCGGGCGTCCGGCCCCTTCTCGGCCGATCCCTATGTCCGCCGGACGGAGGCGCGCTCCATCCTGTGCCTGCCGCTGGTCCGTCGCCGCCGCGTCGTCGGGCTGCTGCATCTGGAGAACGCGCTGGCCACCCACGCCTTCACGCCGCAGCGGGTCAGCCTCCTGACGCTGCTCGGAGCCCAGGCCGCGGCGGCGCTGGAGACCGCGACGCTGGACGAGAAGGAGGCGCTGCTGAAGGAGATCCATCACCGGGTGAAGAACAACCTGCAACTCGTCACCAGCCTTCTCAACCTCCAGGCCCGCCGAGTCGAGGACGAGGCGGTCGCCGCCCTGTTCGCCGACAGCCGCGATCGCGTGCGGTCGATGGCCCTGGTGCACGAGAACCTCTACCGCCTCGGCAATTTCGCGCGCGTGCCGATGCGCGAGCATCTGGAATCGGTGTGTGCCCATCTGCTGCGCGCCTACGCCCGGCAGGCCGGCGCGGTGCGTCTGGAAACCGCCATGGACGACCTGCAGCTCGATCTCGACCGCGCGGTGCC
- a CDS encoding FAD-containing oxidoreductase encodes MVDAIIIGAGQAGPPLAERLTAAGMTVAVVERKQFGGTCVNTGCTPTKTLVASARVARMAQRAAEYGVMLDGPVRVDMAKVKARKDAVSGRSRQNVERWLRGMPNCRVLQGHARFESPTCVRVGNEVLTAERIFINVGARAAVPDMPGVRDVGVLTSGTILDLDQVPRHLVVVGGSYIGLEFAQMYRRFGAEVTIVERGDRLIPREDPDVSAAIRDLLESEGVTVRLSADCIRFAPHDDGVEVGVTCASGAPSVVGSHALLAVGRVPNTDDLGLDRAGVATDARGIITVDDTLRTNVPGIWAMGDCNGRGAFTHTAYNDFEIVAANLLDGERRSVDDRIQAYALYTDPPLARVGMTDEAVRRSGRRALVGMRPMTRVGRAVEKGETRGFMRIVVDADNREILGAAILGPGGDEAIHGVLDLMYAKAPYPTLQRAVHIHPTVAELLPTLLGELKPLD; translated from the coding sequence ATGGTCGACGCCATCATCATCGGAGCCGGCCAGGCCGGGCCGCCGCTCGCCGAGCGTCTCACCGCCGCCGGCATGACCGTCGCGGTCGTCGAACGCAAGCAGTTCGGCGGCACCTGCGTGAACACCGGCTGCACCCCGACCAAGACGCTGGTCGCCAGCGCCCGCGTGGCCCGGATGGCTCAGCGCGCCGCCGAATACGGCGTGATGCTGGACGGGCCGGTGCGGGTCGACATGGCCAAGGTCAAGGCGCGCAAGGACGCCGTCTCGGGCCGGTCGCGCCAGAACGTCGAACGCTGGCTGCGCGGCATGCCCAACTGCCGTGTGCTGCAGGGTCACGCCCGCTTCGAATCCCCCACCTGCGTGCGCGTCGGCAACGAAGTGCTGACGGCGGAGCGCATCTTCATCAACGTCGGCGCCCGCGCCGCGGTGCCCGACATGCCGGGCGTGCGCGACGTCGGCGTGCTGACCAGCGGCACGATCCTCGACCTCGACCAAGTGCCGCGGCATCTGGTGGTGGTCGGCGGCAGCTACATCGGCCTGGAATTCGCCCAGATGTACCGCCGTTTCGGCGCCGAGGTGACCATCGTGGAGAGGGGCGACCGGCTGATCCCGCGCGAGGACCCCGACGTTTCCGCCGCGATCCGCGACCTGCTGGAGTCGGAGGGGGTGACGGTCCGCCTGTCGGCCGACTGCATCCGCTTCGCCCCGCACGACGACGGCGTGGAAGTGGGCGTGACCTGCGCCTCCGGAGCGCCCTCGGTGGTCGGAAGCCACGCGCTGCTGGCGGTGGGCCGCGTGCCCAACACCGACGACCTCGGGCTCGACCGGGCCGGGGTGGCGACCGACGCCCGCGGCATCATCACGGTGGACGACACGCTGCGCACCAACGTGCCCGGCATCTGGGCGATGGGTGACTGCAACGGGCGCGGCGCCTTCACTCACACCGCCTACAACGACTTCGAGATCGTCGCGGCGAACCTGCTCGACGGCGAGCGGCGCAGCGTGGACGACCGCATCCAGGCCTACGCGCTCTACACGGATCCGCCGCTCGCCCGCGTCGGCATGACCGACGAGGCGGTCCGCCGCTCCGGCCGGCGCGCGCTGGTCGGCATGCGGCCGATGACCCGCGTCGGGCGCGCGGTCGAAAAGGGCGAGACCCGGGGCTTCATGCGGATCGTCGTCGACGCCGACAACCGGGAGATCCTCGGCGCCGCCATTCTCGGCCCCGGCGGCGACGAGGCCATCCACGGCGTGCTGGACCTGATGTACGCCAAGGCGCCCTACCCCACCCTTCAGCGCGCCGTCCACATCCACCCCACGGTGGCCGAGCTGCTGCCCACGCTTCTGGGGGAACTGAAGCCGTTGGATTAG